The proteins below are encoded in one region of Paenibacillus sp. YYML68:
- a CDS encoding flotillin family protein, producing MDEVLVIPGIVVGVIVVLGLAFWARYKTVSPDEAMIVTGSFLGSRNVMEDDTGRKIKIVRGGGAFIIPIFQQAEFISLLSHKLDVSTPEVYTEQGVPVMADGVAIIKIGGSVEDVATAAEQFMGKPTEALKGEAQEVLEGHLRAILGSMTVEEVYRNRDKFAQEVQGVAAKDLKKMGLQIVSFTIKDLRDNNGYLEALGKPRIATVKRDAEIAEAEAVRDARIQKARAEEEGQKAELLRDTNIAEANKEKELKVASFKKDQDMAKAEADQAYHVQEARSKQSVVEEQMRVELVRKEREIDLETKEILRREKQYDAEVKKKADADRYAVEQAAQAEKARQITQADAVQYRIEAEAKANAEQKRLDGLAVADAERAKGTAEAEVIRLRGLAEAEAKEKLAEAFEKFGEAAVLDIIVKMLPELAGRIAEPMKGIDKLTVVDTGNGQGATRVSNYVTELMATAPEMLKSVSGLDVEAMIRSFTDRKSTGASSASTASQAAVTGAAGSDAALPQPGFGSQAKGLDKQV from the coding sequence ATGGATGAGGTGCTCGTAATACCTGGTATTGTAGTCGGGGTTATTGTTGTCTTAGGGCTTGCGTTCTGGGCCAGATACAAGACGGTAAGCCCGGATGAGGCGATGATCGTTACAGGCTCGTTCCTCGGCAGCCGCAATGTGATGGAGGATGATACGGGCCGCAAAATTAAAATCGTACGCGGTGGTGGCGCCTTCATCATCCCGATATTCCAGCAGGCCGAGTTCATATCGCTCCTGTCGCATAAGCTCGACGTATCCACACCTGAGGTGTATACGGAGCAGGGCGTGCCGGTTATGGCTGACGGCGTCGCGATCATTAAGATCGGCGGTTCGGTCGAGGATGTCGCGACGGCTGCCGAGCAGTTCATGGGCAAGCCGACCGAGGCGCTGAAGGGTGAAGCGCAGGAGGTGCTCGAGGGTCATCTGCGGGCGATACTCGGCTCGATGACCGTTGAAGAGGTATACCGCAACCGCGACAAGTTCGCGCAAGAGGTGCAGGGCGTAGCGGCAAAGGATCTGAAGAAGATGGGTCTGCAGATCGTATCGTTCACGATCAAGGATCTGCGTGACAATAACGGCTATCTCGAGGCGCTCGGTAAGCCGAGAATCGCGACGGTCAAGCGGGATGCCGAGATCGCGGAGGCCGAGGCCGTCCGTGATGCGCGTATTCAGAAGGCACGCGCCGAGGAGGAGGGCCAGAAGGCCGAGCTGCTGCGCGATACGAACATCGCCGAGGCGAACAAGGAGAAGGAGCTGAAGGTCGCTTCCTTCAAGAAGGATCAAGATATGGCCAAGGCCGAGGCCGATCAGGCGTACCACGTGCAGGAGGCGCGCTCGAAGCAGAGCGTCGTCGAGGAGCAGATGCGCGTCGAGCTCGTGCGTAAGGAGCGCGAGATTGACCTCGAGACGAAGGAGATTCTGCGTCGGGAGAAGCAGTATGACGCTGAGGTGAAGAAGAAGGCGGACGCCGACCGCTACGCGGTCGAGCAGGCTGCACAAGCAGAGAAGGCGCGGCAAATTACGCAGGCCGACGCGGTTCAATACCGAATCGAGGCCGAGGCGAAGGCGAACGCCGAGCAGAAGCGGCTCGATGGTCTTGCCGTCGCCGACGCAGAGCGGGCGAAGGGTACAGCGGAGGCCGAGGTCATCCGTCTGCGCGGTCTTGCGGAAGCGGAAGCGAAGGAGAAGCTGGCCGAGGCGTTCGAGAAGTTCGGCGAGGCCGCGGTGCTCGACATCATCGTGAAGATGCTGCCGGAGCTGGCAGGGCGCATTGCCGAGCCGATGAAGGGTATCGACAAGCTGACCGTCGTCGATACCGGCAACGGGCAAGGCGCAACGCGCGTCAGCAACTACGTCACCGAGCTTATGGCGACGGCGCCTGAGATGCTGAAGAGCGTCAGCGGCCTCGACGTCGAGGCGATGATCCGCAGCTTCACAGACCGCAAGTCGACAGGTGCTTCGTCGGCTTCGACTGCGAGTCAAGCTGCGGTAACTGGAGCTGCCGGCAGCGACGCAGCGTTGCCGCAGCCAGGCTTCGGCTCACAGGCGAAGGGATTAGATAAGCAGGTGTAG
- the udk gene encoding uridine kinase, translated as MLIIGIAGGTGSGKTTVARSVIDRLGANKVTFISQDNYYKDHSHLAFSERETINYDHPLAFDNELLLTHLQQLKAGETTHAPVYDFSTHARSTQDKVKLEPNRIVILEGLHVLSDEHIRAVLDIKVFVDTDPDVRILRRVLRDIEERGRSIQSVHDQYLNTVKPMHEAFIEPSKKYADIIIPEGGQNEVGIQLLSILTEKYLTT; from the coding sequence ATGCTCATCATCGGCATCGCCGGAGGCACCGGCTCCGGCAAGACGACCGTCGCCCGTTCGGTCATCGACCGTCTCGGCGCGAACAAGGTTACGTTCATCTCCCAAGACAACTACTACAAGGACCATTCGCACCTAGCGTTCAGCGAACGCGAGACGATCAACTACGATCATCCGCTCGCCTTCGATAACGAGCTGCTTCTCACCCATCTGCAGCAGCTGAAGGCCGGAGAGACGACACATGCACCCGTGTACGACTTCTCTACACATGCTCGCTCGACCCAAGACAAGGTAAAGCTCGAGCCGAACCGTATCGTCATTCTCGAAGGACTGCACGTGCTGTCGGACGAGCATATACGTGCGGTACTCGATATTAAGGTGTTCGTCGATACCGATCCCGACGTCCGCATCCTGCGCCGCGTGCTCCGCGACATCGAGGAGCGGGGACGGAGCATCCAGTCCGTGCACGACCAGTACTTGAACACGGTCAAGCCGATGCACGAAGCGTTCATCGAGCCGTCCAAAAAATATGCCGACATCATCATCCCCGAAGGCGGGCAGAACGAAGTCGGCATTCAGCTGTTATCGATTTTGACGGAGAAGTATTTAACGACATGA
- a CDS encoding response regulator transcription factor yields the protein MRVLVVEDDKRLQEAIASVLADEQYEVDRASDGDEGYRLALQGVYDMLVLDIMLPGMNGLSVLRKLRSEGVDTPCLFLTAKDAVSDRVQGLDAGADDYLVKPFAIDELLARLRALQRRKKGAGADQPLSYAGLTLHEHRLEGDYGGTSIKLTSKEFELLSYLIRHKEQIVRREQIFSSVWGLESEANETAVDLYVHYLRKKLQPYGCEHYIRTIRSVGYMLKAEGVYA from the coding sequence TTGCGTGTGCTGGTAGTGGAGGATGACAAGCGGCTGCAGGAGGCGATTGCCTCGGTGCTTGCCGATGAGCAATATGAGGTAGATCGGGCGTCTGATGGCGACGAGGGCTATCGTCTGGCGCTTCAGGGCGTGTACGATATGCTGGTGCTAGACATTATGCTTCCCGGCATGAACGGGCTGAGCGTGCTTCGCAAGCTGCGCAGCGAAGGCGTGGACACGCCATGCTTGTTCTTAACCGCCAAGGATGCGGTGAGCGACCGTGTACAGGGACTGGATGCTGGTGCGGATGATTACTTGGTCAAGCCGTTCGCGATTGACGAGCTGTTAGCGAGGCTGAGAGCGCTCCAGCGCCGGAAGAAGGGAGCGGGTGCCGATCAGCCGCTCTCCTATGCAGGGCTGACGCTCCATGAGCATCGTCTGGAGGGAGATTATGGCGGGACGTCGATCAAGCTGACGAGCAAGGAGTTCGAGCTATTGTCTTACCTCATTCGTCATAAGGAGCAGATCGTGCGCCGGGAGCAAATTTTTAGCAGCGTATGGGGACTCGAATCGGAGGCCAATGAGACGGCGGTCGATCTGTACGTTCATTATTTGCGCAAAAAGCTGCAGCCGTACGGCTGTGAGCACTATATTCGAACGATCCGCAGCGTCGGATATATGCTGAAGGCGGAGGGGGTCTATGCTTAA
- a CDS encoding cell wall metabolism sensor histidine kinase WalK, protein MLNRTRYRLVALFSLVFFVIINGLGAILYYSTEQRLYAQTDRTIERELHGFTFMMNRQPTRREFMPRPTSLMTYLHWDNEGKLAFQAPRDGVDEKLAEALRGAGVVEQFVNVKVDDAAYRVLTRSTPSGTLQVAYDLQPERNVLDNLMFIFATGSLASIVLAVLTGLFLANRAFIPIQKAWDQQQQFVSDASHELRTPLSVLQLNLERLFRHPDRTIVEESEKIAIMIDETRRMSRMVGDLLTLARSDANRTQLSLSKVQLPSILSKACRPFAELAQLKGVRLEQQVQGAITITGDADYLHQLFVIILDNALKFTAEGTIRIEARSEGLHAVVVISDTGIGMKKEELPHIFDRFYRADQARGRGEGGTGLGLAIAKWIAESHGGTIRAESTEGAGTSVELRFPLA, encoded by the coding sequence ATGCTTAACCGGACGCGATACCGTCTTGTTGCATTGTTCTCGCTCGTCTTCTTTGTCATTATTAACGGTCTGGGAGCAATTCTGTACTATTCGACGGAGCAGCGTCTGTACGCCCAGACGGACCGGACGATCGAGCGGGAGCTGCACGGCTTCACCTTCATGATGAACCGTCAGCCCACGCGCCGAGAATTTATGCCTCGCCCGACGAGTCTGATGACGTATTTGCACTGGGACAATGAAGGGAAGCTTGCCTTCCAGGCTCCGCGTGACGGCGTGGACGAGAAGCTTGCCGAGGCACTGCGCGGCGCTGGCGTAGTGGAGCAGTTCGTGAACGTGAAGGTGGACGATGCAGCGTACCGTGTGCTGACGCGCTCCACCCCGTCCGGCACGCTGCAGGTCGCCTATGACCTGCAGCCGGAGCGCAACGTGCTGGATAATCTTATGTTCATCTTCGCGACCGGAAGCTTGGCGAGCATCGTGCTTGCGGTGCTGACGGGCCTGTTCCTCGCGAATCGGGCATTCATTCCGATCCAGAAGGCGTGGGACCAGCAGCAGCAGTTCGTCTCCGATGCGTCGCACGAGCTGCGAACGCCGCTCTCGGTGCTGCAGCTGAACCTCGAACGTCTGTTCCGTCATCCCGACCGAACGATTGTAGAGGAGAGCGAGAAGATCGCCATCATGATTGACGAGACGCGTCGCATGAGCCGAATGGTCGGCGATCTGCTGACGCTGGCCCGCTCCGATGCGAATCGGACGCAGCTATCGCTATCGAAGGTACAGCTGCCGTCCATCCTAAGTAAGGCGTGCCGTCCGTTCGCCGAGCTGGCACAGCTGAAGGGGGTGCGTCTCGAGCAGCAGGTGCAGGGCGCTATCACGATCACGGGCGATGCGGATTATTTGCACCAGCTATTCGTAATTATATTGGACAACGCGCTGAAGTTCACAGCTGAGGGTACGATACGAATCGAGGCGAGAAGCGAGGGGCTGCATGCGGTAGTCGTCATCTCGGATACAGGTATCGGGATGAAGAAGGAGGAGCTGCCGCACATCTTCGATCGGTTCTATCGGGCCGATCAGGCCAGAGGACGCGGGGAAGGTGGGACAGGACTCGGGCTTGCCATCGCCAAGTGGATTGCCGAGTCTCATGGCGGCACAATTCGCGCCGAGAGCACCGAAGGTGCGGGAACGTCAGTGGAGCTGCGCTTCCCGCTTGCATAG
- a CDS encoding efflux RND transporter periplasmic adaptor subunit, producing MNKKKTIIVLAAAIIVAGGGTAVYLTQMNKPAATTATTQQQTVKVTRGNLESTITGTAQLAAEQLQMITPPKEGMIKTINLSRNQEVKEGDLLLELTDTNILERLDTARTTLSMYESDMSELRTQQGSLRVTAPVSGKLILAPNLAEGSNVSKTTRIGTIADTRTLTVTLPFIQEQVEQVRPGASVELTIDGYLLTKTGVIESMTAGSGADVSGNRITSVVVRIDNDGTLDADLTVHGALQAGGLEVKSTGAAKLQYKTTTTVFAGVAGSISRLEGTSNRTVKAGEQLATIVNDTLDKDIRNKQLQIDQQTKTIADLEEQLEGLKVFAPFDGVFSTDFADTKSNVLSSYRVGSTIKSDVKLGAVASLDTLQLAVSVDELDLPNVKVGQKARVRVDAMANKTYEAEVTQVSTVGTTANGVSTYSVILSMKSSQELKYGMTASADIIIADRKNVLLLPTQAVQQRGGRSMVSIQKADGTVERKDVKVGVNDSTNVEIVEGLSEGDQVVIAGATRQSDLTPQQIEQMRNQFQQGAGQFGGGQGGQGGGGQGGAPAGGGGGQGGGRTGGGGGGNR from the coding sequence GTGAACAAGAAGAAGACGATCATCGTATTAGCTGCTGCTATCATCGTAGCAGGGGGAGGGACAGCCGTATATTTGACCCAGATGAACAAGCCTGCAGCTACGACGGCGACGACCCAGCAGCAGACCGTGAAGGTCACGAGGGGTAATCTGGAGTCGACGATAACGGGGACTGCACAGCTTGCCGCCGAGCAGCTGCAGATGATTACGCCGCCGAAGGAAGGGATGATCAAGACGATCAACCTGTCGCGTAATCAAGAGGTGAAGGAAGGCGACCTGTTGCTGGAGCTGACGGACACGAACATTCTGGAGCGGCTTGACACAGCAAGAACGACGCTGTCTATGTACGAGAGCGATATGAGTGAGCTGCGGACGCAGCAAGGCTCGCTTCGGGTGACCGCTCCTGTCAGCGGCAAGCTGATCCTGGCACCTAATCTAGCGGAAGGCTCGAACGTATCGAAGACGACGCGGATCGGGACGATTGCGGATACGCGCACGCTTACGGTAACATTGCCCTTCATACAGGAGCAGGTCGAGCAGGTGAGGCCGGGAGCTTCGGTGGAGCTTACCATCGATGGCTACTTGCTCACGAAGACGGGCGTAATCGAGTCGATGACAGCAGGCAGCGGAGCGGATGTGAGCGGTAACCGGATCACGAGCGTCGTCGTCCGCATCGACAATGACGGGACGCTTGACGCGGACCTGACGGTCCATGGCGCGCTTCAGGCGGGCGGCCTTGAGGTGAAGTCGACGGGGGCCGCGAAGCTGCAATACAAGACGACGACGACTGTATTCGCGGGCGTAGCGGGCTCGATTAGCAGGCTGGAGGGCACCAGTAACCGAACGGTGAAGGCTGGAGAGCAGCTGGCAACGATTGTGAACGATACGCTGGACAAAGATATTCGTAACAAGCAGCTACAGATCGACCAGCAGACGAAGACGATTGCGGATCTTGAGGAGCAGCTGGAGGGGCTGAAAGTATTCGCACCGTTCGATGGGGTGTTCTCCACAGACTTTGCCGATACGAAGTCGAATGTGCTGAGCTCCTACCGCGTCGGCTCTACGATCAAGAGCGATGTGAAGCTCGGGGCTGTAGCGAGTCTGGATACGCTGCAGCTGGCTGTGAGCGTGGATGAGTTGGACTTGCCGAATGTAAAGGTGGGACAGAAGGCGAGAGTGCGCGTCGATGCGATGGCGAATAAGACGTATGAGGCCGAGGTCACTCAAGTATCAACGGTCGGTACGACTGCCAATGGCGTAAGTACATACAGCGTCATTCTGAGCATGAAGAGCAGTCAGGAGCTGAAGTACGGCATGACCGCGAGCGCGGACATCATTATCGCTGATCGCAAGAACGTGCTGCTGCTCCCAACGCAAGCGGTACAGCAGCGAGGCGGACGCAGCATGGTGTCGATTCAGAAGGCCGATGGCACGGTGGAGCGTAAGGATGTGAAGGTCGGCGTCAACGACAGCACGAACGTCGAGATCGTCGAGGGCTTGTCCGAGGGCGATCAGGTCGTCATCGCCGGCGCGACGCGGCAGAGCGACTTGACACCGCAGCAGATCGAGCAGATGCGCAACCAGTTCCAGCAGGGCGCAGGTCAGTTCGGCGGTGGACAGGGCGGTCAAGGCGGCGGAGGCCAAGGCGGCGCTCCAGCTGGCGGTGGAGGCGGCCAAGGTGGAGGTCGTACAGGCGGCGGAGGCGGCGGAAATCGATAA
- a CDS encoding ABC transporter ATP-binding protein: MSLIALKDIVKRFKRGTEELTILKSVSLSVEKGEFVAIVGPSGSGKSTLMNTIGLLDEPTEGSYVLDGVVTEKLKDDQLAEVRNKKIGFIFQQFNLLPRLSAIENVELPMIYAGVSKKERRERGMMMLEKLGMGGRSHHKPSELSGGQQQRVAIARALAIGPAILLADEPTGALDSTTGREVLELMIELNEGGNTIVLITHDLHIAEHAKRVVTIRDGLIVGDKLNAGSHERTSLEVQHG, encoded by the coding sequence ATGAGCTTAATCGCTCTGAAGGATATAGTGAAACGATTTAAGCGCGGAACCGAGGAGCTGACCATTCTCAAGAGCGTCTCCTTATCTGTGGAGAAGGGGGAATTCGTCGCCATCGTCGGACCGAGCGGCTCGGGTAAATCGACGCTGATGAATACGATCGGCCTGCTCGACGAGCCGACAGAGGGCTCCTACGTGCTCGATGGCGTTGTGACCGAGAAGCTGAAGGACGATCAGCTGGCGGAGGTGCGCAACAAGAAGATCGGGTTCATCTTCCAGCAGTTCAACCTGCTGCCGAGATTGAGCGCGATTGAGAATGTGGAGCTGCCGATGATCTATGCAGGCGTGTCCAAAAAAGAGCGTAGAGAGCGCGGCATGATGATGCTCGAGAAGCTCGGCATGGGTGGCCGGTCGCATCATAAGCCGAGCGAATTGTCCGGCGGTCAGCAGCAACGTGTAGCCATTGCACGGGCGCTGGCGATCGGACCAGCCATCCTGCTCGCCGATGAGCCGACAGGGGCGCTCGATTCGACGACCGGACGCGAGGTGCTCGAGCTGATGATCGAGCTGAACGAAGGCGGCAATACGATCGTTCTGATCACGCATGATCTCCATATTGCGGAGCATGCGAAGCGGGTCGTGACGATCCGTGACGGCCTCATTGTTGGAGACAAGCTGAATGCCGGAAGCCATGAGCGCACAAGTCTGGAGGTGCAGCACGGATGA
- a CDS encoding ABC transporter permease encodes MKASELITMALKTVSANWMRTLLTMLGVIIGVASVVTLVSIGRGTTAAIEQQYENLGTNLITVNIMGQGRASGLDYEEVMQLEQFSEFNFIAPAVTAGNTNIKYDRNQDEYSIIGTNDRYFSITKTSLATGRLLSESDVSFRTNVAVVGSTVASELFGSTNPVGEKINIKGYEFTVIGTLKSKGSTFGTSVDESIVVPITTAVRQLGLGNIRTTYIEAATKEQMTEAQTTFSNYLTTKFKSTSGYRILNQDSLMEARTAATSSLTSQLVTVACISLLVGGIGIMNIMLVTVTERTREIGIRKSIGAKRKNILMQFLFEAVVISGLGGILGLLLGIGLSIAWPYLNKAQLTVISWDISLYAFLFSVAVGIIFGIYPANKASKLRPIDALRTD; translated from the coding sequence ATGAAGGCTTCGGAATTAATTACGATGGCGCTCAAGACGGTGTCGGCCAATTGGATGCGGACGCTGCTGACGATGCTCGGCGTCATTATCGGTGTCGCCTCGGTCGTCACGCTCGTATCCATCGGTCGAGGGACGACCGCTGCGATCGAGCAGCAGTATGAGAATCTGGGTACGAACCTGATCACGGTCAACATTATGGGACAAGGCCGCGCATCCGGACTCGATTATGAGGAAGTGATGCAGCTGGAGCAATTCTCTGAGTTCAACTTCATCGCTCCGGCAGTCACGGCTGGCAATACGAATATTAAGTACGATCGGAATCAGGATGAGTATTCGATCATCGGTACGAACGACCGCTACTTCTCAATCACGAAGACGAGTCTTGCTACAGGACGGCTGCTCTCAGAATCGGATGTTAGCTTCCGCACGAACGTAGCTGTCGTCGGAAGCACGGTAGCAAGCGAGTTGTTCGGCTCGACCAATCCAGTCGGAGAGAAGATCAATATCAAGGGCTACGAGTTCACCGTTATCGGTACGCTCAAGTCGAAGGGCTCCACCTTCGGCACCTCGGTGGACGAATCGATCGTTGTGCCGATTACGACGGCGGTGCGTCAGCTCGGACTTGGCAATATTCGCACGACGTATATCGAAGCGGCAACCAAGGAGCAGATGACGGAGGCACAGACGACGTTCTCGAACTATTTGACCACCAAATTCAAGAGCACGAGCGGCTACCGTATCCTGAACCAGGATTCGCTGATGGAAGCGCGGACAGCAGCAACGAGCTCGCTCACGAGTCAGCTCGTCACCGTCGCCTGCATCTCATTGCTCGTCGGCGGCATCGGTATCATGAACATCATGCTTGTGACGGTGACAGAGCGGACGCGGGAGATCGGCATACGCAAGTCCATCGGCGCCAAGCGCAAAAACATTCTCATGCAGTTTCTCTTCGAGGCGGTCGTCATCAGCGGACTTGGCGGTATTCTGGGGCTCTTGCTCGGTATCGGCCTGTCAATCGCCTGGCCGTATCTGAATAAAGCGCAGCTTACCGTCATCTCGTGGGACATCAGTCTGTATGCGTTCCTGTTCTCCGTTGCAGTCGGTATCATATTCGGCATCTATCCGGCGAACAAGGCATCCAAGCTGCGTCCCATTGATGCGCTGCGTACGGATTGA
- a CDS encoding AIPR family protein: MDIAKQIVDQWIRKLVMEHPDWFSKDRDEARKISKAFVILGVSSYLGVDPSEAETLVTDGGNDSGVDAIYIGDTDHDNVSFPVVIFQAKYKVDLTNDSHFPANSILRVTNAVKHIFNPKKDMLTNKTLEQKVTEIRALIMDGYIPEIRCVMMNNGLAWNMEGDQHFEEINNDQISFEHYNHRNIVDQIQKKNQIHTTITLAGKSVVEDFNYKRVVVGKMNVKDIAELLHKFGDSLLEKNIRKHLGVHKNRVNSDIQQTLTSDKKPNFYFFNNGITMVCSQFNYNKFTEENRLIHVKDLQIINGGQTSKTILQTVTDNPDVDFSQCYVLVRLYELPGEEHEEMLADITFATNSQNPVDLRDLRANERQQRQLETAVQLLGFTYKRKRENTITFGDSIPSSVAAEAVFAVWNKQPHLAKYKRNELFGKFYHDIFMNLNAAQLIIAVVLFRYCDNQRKREDLIAQYPHVPYSNYYMSAIVGDLLLKDLQIELSQLTHKNFEVAMLKVEGNKDKLYSRANDKLICALNEMYPEGYERIDPRRLSSTFRSGFLLEKLF; this comes from the coding sequence ATGGATATTGCCAAGCAAATCGTCGATCAGTGGATACGCAAATTGGTCATGGAGCATCCAGATTGGTTTAGTAAGGATCGAGACGAGGCTAGAAAAATATCAAAAGCTTTCGTTATATTGGGCGTTTCTTCGTACTTGGGCGTTGACCCCTCTGAGGCTGAGACCTTAGTGACCGATGGAGGAAATGATTCGGGTGTTGATGCGATATATATCGGAGACACGGATCACGATAACGTGAGCTTTCCTGTAGTTATTTTTCAGGCGAAGTATAAGGTTGATCTCACGAATGATTCACACTTTCCCGCTAATAGTATTCTTAGGGTGACGAATGCAGTTAAGCATATTTTTAACCCGAAGAAGGATATGTTGACGAACAAGACGCTTGAGCAAAAGGTTACCGAAATTCGTGCGTTAATTATGGACGGTTATATTCCTGAAATCAGATGTGTGATGATGAATAATGGTCTCGCGTGGAATATGGAGGGTGACCAGCATTTCGAAGAAATCAATAATGACCAAATTTCCTTCGAACACTATAATCATCGGAATATTGTGGATCAGATCCAAAAGAAAAATCAAATTCACACAACGATTACACTTGCCGGAAAAAGCGTAGTGGAAGACTTTAACTACAAACGTGTTGTCGTCGGTAAGATGAACGTCAAAGATATTGCAGAGCTGTTACATAAGTTTGGTGATTCGCTTCTGGAAAAAAATATAAGAAAGCACTTGGGCGTACATAAAAATCGAGTGAACTCGGACATTCAACAAACATTGACTTCAGACAAAAAGCCCAACTTTTACTTTTTTAATAACGGGATTACGATGGTGTGCAGTCAGTTCAACTACAATAAATTCACAGAGGAGAACCGACTCATTCATGTGAAAGACCTACAAATCATCAACGGCGGTCAGACGAGTAAAACGATCTTGCAGACGGTAACTGATAACCCGGATGTTGATTTTTCTCAATGTTATGTCCTAGTGAGACTCTATGAATTGCCTGGTGAAGAGCACGAGGAGATGTTGGCAGATATTACGTTTGCTACGAACAGTCAAAACCCTGTAGACCTCCGTGACTTGCGTGCGAATGAAAGACAGCAACGACAATTAGAAACCGCCGTACAACTATTAGGCTTTACATATAAACGAAAACGAGAAAACACCATCACATTCGGTGATTCGATTCCTTCTTCGGTTGCTGCAGAGGCTGTATTTGCGGTATGGAACAAGCAACCACATTTGGCGAAATATAAACGCAACGAACTATTCGGCAAGTTTTACCATGATATCTTCATGAATCTGAATGCTGCTCAATTGATCATAGCTGTTGTCCTGTTCAGATATTGTGACAATCAGAGGAAGCGGGAGGATCTTATCGCACAATATCCACATGTGCCGTACAGTAATTACTATATGTCTGCAATTGTGGGAGACTTGCTGCTAAAGGATCTACAGATTGAGCTCTCGCAGCTGACACACAAGAACTTTGAAGTGGCGATGCTGAAGGTTGAAGGTAACAAGGATAAATTGTATTCTCGAGCTAACGACAAATTAATCTGCGCACTCAACGAAATGTACCCAGAAGGCTATGAAAGGATAGATCCAAGAAGGCTTTCTTCAACGTTCCGAAGCGGATTTTTACTGGAAAAATTATTCTAA
- a CDS encoding iron-containing alcohol dehydrogenase, producing the protein MNSFTFYNPTRIMFGPGMADQVGEQVAALGSRKVLLVFGGGSIKQTGLYDRITEQLAASGIAFVELAGVDPNPRLTTVHKGIELCRSEGVELVLAVGGGSVIDAAKAIAAGVPYEGDVWDFYMRKAEVKRALPLATVLTITATGSEMNGNTVITNWKEQLKKAFGSIHTFPKLSILDPTLTFSVPANQTVYGIVDMMSHVFEQYFSLTPNTPLQERLCESILQTVIENGEAALRNPQDLDARSNLMLCGTYALNGGMISVGVQTDWASHGIEHEVSAIYDIAHAAGLAIIFPNWMKYVYQARPERFAQFAVRVWQVDPAGKSTEELALAGIEATRQYFTRIGAPATLGDLNIGEEHLERMAKETVRFGPVGSFKPLHEADVLEILRMSL; encoded by the coding sequence GTGAATTCGTTTACTTTCTATAACCCAACACGCATTATGTTCGGTCCGGGGATGGCGGATCAGGTCGGGGAGCAGGTGGCCGCACTGGGCAGCCGCAAGGTGCTGCTCGTATTCGGGGGCGGCAGCATCAAGCAGACCGGGCTATACGACCGCATCACCGAGCAGCTGGCAGCCAGCGGCATTGCGTTCGTCGAGCTCGCGGGTGTTGACCCGAATCCGCGGTTGACGACGGTACATAAGGGAATCGAGCTGTGCCGTTCGGAGGGCGTCGAGCTGGTGCTCGCCGTCGGTGGGGGAAGCGTCATCGATGCTGCAAAGGCGATTGCAGCGGGCGTACCGTATGAGGGGGATGTGTGGGATTTCTACATGCGTAAGGCAGAGGTCAAGCGTGCATTGCCTCTGGCCACCGTGCTGACGATAACAGCAACGGGCTCCGAGATGAACGGTAACACCGTTATTACGAATTGGAAGGAGCAGCTGAAGAAGGCGTTCGGCAGCATCCACACGTTCCCGAAGCTGTCCATTCTCGATCCAACGCTGACGTTCTCGGTACCGGCGAATCAGACGGTGTACGGCATTGTGGACATGATGTCGCATGTGTTCGAGCAATACTTCAGCTTGACGCCGAACACGCCGCTTCAGGAACGTCTATGTGAATCAATACTGCAGACGGTGATCGAGAACGGTGAAGCAGCGCTTCGCAATCCGCAGGACCTGGACGCGCGCTCCAATCTGATGCTGTGCGGCACGTATGCGCTCAACGGCGGCATGATCAGTGTCGGTGTGCAGACGGACTGGGCCTCCCACGGCATCGAGCACGAGGTGAGCGCGATCTATGATATTGCGCACGCAGCGGGACTGGCCATCATCTTCCCGAACTGGATGAAGTATGTGTATCAGGCACGGCCGGAGCGGTTCGCCCAGTTCGCGGTACGCGTCTGGCAGGTTGATCCAGCAGGCAAGAGCACGGAGGAGCTGGCGCTTGCGGGTATTGAGGCGACGAGACAATATTTCACGCGGATCGGCGCACCGGCAACGCTCGGCGACCTGAACATCGGCGAGGAGCATCTCGAGCGCATGGCGAAGGAGACGGTCCGCTTCGGTCCGGTCGGCTCGTTCAAGCCTCTCCACGAGGCAGACGTGCTCGAAATATTGCGCATGAGCTTGTAG